Part of the Vigna angularis cultivar LongXiaoDou No.4 chromosome 1, ASM1680809v1, whole genome shotgun sequence genome, TTAGGAATgttcttaatgctgaaaattggAAATTATAGGTGTTGTTTTGACATAATGCccgtttttcttttgtttataatGCAAATAGGAAAGAGAAGTAGATAAATGATAGTTCGTTTTGCTAGGTTatgatttgttttaaaataaatcttgGATGGAGTTCTATAGGTGCTTTCAGTGTGTGTTTtctatcaaaatttgaattttaccaTGACAATATGTGTAATAAATGCTTACCTTTAATGTCAGTATTGGTTTTCAAGGTGAAACTCCAATTTCGATCGGAGAGTAATACTAAAACCTCCTAAGAACTACGTCTAAGTTTTGCtcttattttttagaaaaatcttTGATGCAGTCTAGTGTTGTTTTCTGTTCTGGTCAAAGTCATATGGCAGGAAACCTTAGATACTTCCATGCATCTCGAGTAAAGGGTGCAGAACTGTGAGCCGGGCATGGATTCGCAGAGGAACCTTCTTCACAGGATTATCCagtataaagaaaattatagaGGTATTTTTTAGACGAGGTTGAGTTTAAGTTGCTCTTTGGTTGCTGTTATGCACTCTACCATTGGGTGAAAAATACTCCAGTGGAAATCGAAATTCATAAAAGTTGGTATATCTTCTCTCTAGGTGATCCCCTATCTTCTTGAAATTCAAATTGGATTTAGTGTACAGCCTCACATAACTGCATGAAATGTTACAGAAAGTGATAGCTAATAGCAGCACCTTCTAATGCACAATGACAATTGAGCTCTGCAATGAGGGTTGTTGGTTTACTAAGAATATCTAGTGAGATCAATTCCAGGGATATATCAATCTCTTCTATACATAGGATTTTGTGAAAGTGATGGCCACATCTTCTATGCATAATGACTATTGAGCTCCGCAATGTGGGTTGATCTAGTGAGAATAGTTCCAGGCATATTATCAAACGCCTCTACTTGTACCTGCCCAAGGAGAACATTATTCTGATCTAGGAGATACAGAAGGTTATTTGGTAAGCTAAATTACATCAGTGTGACCTGTCTTGACATTACCTTTCCAGTAAGCATAGCAAGTCAATTTTTAAACACTAATTGttaagaccattgggatgcaatTGTATAGATcctaaagtatattaaaaggGTTAGTAGAAATGGCCTcatttgtaatataaaaaaaatcctcaAATTGCCATATTCTGACGCTGGCAGGGTCATCAAGCAATAAATGTTCTACTTCAGGGTATCATGTTTTTATGTTCTTTTGGGAGGTAATTTAGAGTCATGGAAAAATAAGAAACCAAATGTTGTGGCAAGATCATGTGCAAAAGCAAAATACAGGACAGTAACATTAATCACTTCTAAGTTCATATGGCTAAAACAACTTCTTGAAGAGATTAAATTTGAACAAAGTTCCCAAATGCACCTTGTATATGACAACTAGGTAGAATTACACATTGCCTCTTATCCACTCTTTCATGATCAGATAAAATACATTGAGGTGAGTTGTCATTGGTAAGAGAAAAACTAGAGTCTAAAAGCATCACCACTAGATTTGTTAACTTCATTGAATAATTGGTTGGCAAATTCACCAAGTCTATAGTAATGTAAGACCGAAGATATATTTGTAGCAAGCTAGGCATATACGACCTATATGCTCTAGCTTGAGAGGAAGTGTTATAATTGTAGAAATAagtgttgaatatagtgaaaaactatatttgggattaatctcccttgtgttaaatacacacgtagggttctctatttataatagaagaaatatggactaagcccaaaatacaaataagaaaataataacaaactaactaaaagataaaagataaagataaaagatataatatatctgacactccccctcaagctgatgcatacaaatcgtatgtaccaagcttgttactaatataatccataaagacttaatgaaaatatctgcttctccactcgagtgacaccaaattgctAATGATTTGCAAGACGACATAGAAGACGAAATACCAACCCAGAAGACTCTCCTGAGCAACAAATctgggaggttgctccatgtaaatctcttcttgcaaatcgcCCTTGAGGAATGCCATCAGTGGATAAAGAGGTAATTGTTGGAGAGCCACCacgactataaataaactaacaaaaccATCTTTTCcatggtaaaaaaaaacatatatggatgGGTCAAACGCAATAGTGATAAAAGAGAGGACAGAAGAGATAGCAGCGgaagaagccatggatgaacaagagagagaaactataaaaataaaaaattctccaatcaaggcacctaaaaaaggaaaaaagagcaACCCTCGATGCTCTGAATAGCTGCCTGAGAGGAGACGGGACATGCAACAACCAACGATGAACCTGAAAACGGAAAACGAACGACCTCGACGCTCTAAATTACTACTAGACATTCCACCATGCACGACGAAAATGGGAGCAAATCCATAACTTCAAAAGGCGCTGAGAGCGCATAGGAGCTCCAGTGAAGGCATCATTAATGACATGATGGTCGTCTGGCCGAGACAATCAAAATCATGTGATCGTCAATCGAAACTAGAACTCCAGTAGTGACAACGGTAGACGACGGCGCCACCGACAGCAATAGATGACGCCACCACCAGCACCAACGGATGTAGTGGTAGAGGCACCAGAAACTTTTTCCTCAAAAGAAcctagctctgataccatgttgaatatagtgaaaaactatatttgggattaatctcccttgtgttaaatacacacatagggttctctatttataatagaagaaatatgggctaagcccaaaatacaaataagaaaataataacaaactaactaaaagataaaagataaaggtaaaagatataatatatctaacaataaGGATTTGATCCTATTTAATCAAGAATATTGTTATAAGTATGGAAATTTGTATATAATCAAGAGTTTCTaaattatatacatacatatatgtatgtgtgtgtgtttgtggtGTGTGACTATGCTTTAACTTACTTGAACTCAGTTGTGAGGAGACTTTCGCATTAGGTTAAACACTTcctaataaatattgaaaaccCCAATTGCCACCGATCTGGACATTTAATGTTACTTGGCTTTAGTATTCATGACAATTCCAACAATTGGATGTTCAATCCTCCTCCCATTGAGATGCAAACTCCTATATAATCAAAGAGTTGGATAATATCCAGTAACTATTATCACTAGATCAACACCTGTTGTAGAGCTCGGCTGCCATTACACATTAGACGATGTTGAAAAATTGTAGCGAAGATTAACTATCGCTATTAGTTACATTTAGTGTAGTTATAAGAGGTTGTAGACTTGAATTTCAAGAAGATAGTAGACCAACCAGAGAGATGATGTATGAACTTCTACGAATTTCAGTTTTCACTAGAGAATTTTTGCTTTCTTTAGAGAGCATAACAGGAATCAATGGGCAACTCCATTTCAATCTCGATCTGAAAAATACCTTCTAGAATTTTCTCTATACCATAGAATCCTATGAAGAAGGAAGGAATCTAAAGATGTTCCTCTATGGGGTCCATGTTGTGTTCTCTGCATCCTTACACTTTTTACTTGAGATGCATGGAGGTCTGTAAGGTGTCCAACAAAGTACTTTCTGTCATATTGGATACAAAAACCTTCAATACAGAGCTGAACGGTATCATGGAGATATTCAATACCTTATTTAAGGGAAAATATACATTGAATGCTCTGGTTAGGATCCCCTAGAGACTTGTACCAGAATATTTTCCAATCTAAATTGGAGTTTTACCATGGTAAACAATACAATAAAGGTTTGTATTGAAGGCGATGATAggttgtctttattttttttattaacaaattgaaGTGTTTTATGTATTGTTGTGATAACTCTGAGCATTGGTTAACAGGAGATGGTGGCACCAGTGATGGATGAAAATGAATGGAACAGGGGGAGGAATGAATCAAAAGATGAGATTCCCCTATCTGAACTGCTGGATTTGGAAATTAGATGGCCTTCCGAGGCTGAGATAGCTCAGTTGAGTACTTCAGATTCTGCAGCTTTTCTGGGAAGAAGTTCATTAAGTTTGGCTGGAGTTGATCTTGATAGTTATTTTGACCGGAAAGAATCTGATTCAGATGTGTTTGAACAGAACTTGGCTTCTGGAAGACAGGTGGGTACTGCTATAGATAACACATTCCAAGCGAATGAAAATCTTAGTTTGTTTCAGAATGTACAAGCTTCAGAAGTGGCTTCAGGGTCTGCAGAAAATCTGAGTGGTGACTCGTTTTCCAGTTGGGAGGCCAGCTTTACATCAGCTAGTTCTGGTCCTATTCACAAATTGTCCAAATCTATTGATCATTCTAAAGTTGATTTGGATACAGCACCTGGATTCTGGAAAGATTCCGTTGGTGGTAAGGAGAATGACAATTTCAATCCCTCAGCATCCACAGAACATGATTATTTTCAGGGTGATGGATCGAGAACTTCAAACTCTATGTTACATGCCGAGACTGGGAAATCAGAATCGACCATTGATCATATTGGTACTAAAACAACGGACAGTGCTAGTGGTTCTAGTAGAAATCTTGAGTGGATGCAAGATGACCTAAGGCAAGGGAGTGATAACAAGACAACTGATCCCGTGGCTAATGCTGAAgataaattttcatttgatGAATGGAATGATTTTACTGGCTCAGCTAGCACACAAGACCCTTCTAGTACTGCTACCAGCTCAAATACAACTGGCCAGACTGGAAATATTGGCTTTTCTGTTGATTTTAATGATGCCAAAATACCGGAGGATGCTAATAGCTCTTCCAACAAGGATTTTTATTGGATGCAACATCAGTGGCAAGATAGCAATAATAAAACAACAGATACCATCAGTGCTAATGCAGCTGTGGTCTCATTTGATTCATGGAATGACTTCACTGGCTCAGTCAATACACAACATTCATCCTTTGGTGTATCCAACTCAGAGATAATGAACCAGACTGATACATTTGAATTGACCCAGGATCGTAATGATACCAGAACAGCTGAAAGTGCTGCTGGTACTTCTGGTAATTTTGATTGGATGCAAGATGACCAGTGGCAGGGCATTGATACCAAGGCAACTGGTATTGTGACTACTAATAAATTGGCTGATTCGTTTGATGCATGGAATGATTTTACTGGGTCAGCTATTTCACACAATCCTTCCAGTGTTGTTTCCGACACTTTGATTACTGCCCAGACTGGGACATCTGCTGAAGTTACTGCTGATCTTAATGACATGAAAACAGAAAAGGGTACTAATGTTTTTGCTCATGATAGTTTTGACTGGAATCAAGATAACCAATGGCAAGACAgcaacaacaaaacaaatgatACCAGGACTACTAATGATATTGATTCATTTGATGATTGGAATGATTTTACTAGCTTGGCCACTACGCAAGATCATTCCAGCAATGTTTTGAACCAAACTGCAAATCAGACTTCTGCTGAAAGGACATCTGAAACGAATTTACTCAGTTTGTCAATCGGATCACAAAATATAGAATTTAGCGGGCTTCCACAGCATGATTTATTTCCAGGACAGTTTGGTAGTTCACCGAGTTCTCTTCAAGCTGCTTATTCCAACAGGTTAGACTTGATATTTTGTTGGttccaatattttaatataactatgTGTAGTTCAATTGAACCACTTTCGGAGTGCCAGGTGTACTTGACTGTTTTTTCAACACCTTTAGGAGTTTGAGTTCAGTCACTCAGTTACCATTTAGTGCTAATTGTATAGTTCAACAAAAGAGGTTTCTACACGGTTGAGATCCACTATGGAGACTGTTTGGAATCTCTTGAACTAAAAAGAAGATAACAGATTCCTAACAAAGAACGAGAAAAAGGCactgtataatttttgtattgattcTCAAAACTCTTACAAGAACAAAGGTAGACAAAGTATACCCCCAAATGGAGCACTCTCCTTTTCACACTGGAAACTCGGTAAgacaaaaacattgaaaaaaacaCTGAAGAGGAAGAAGTCTTGTATGTACAAGGCTTTCAACAGACTTAACTGAAATAACTAACAACTTGACCCAGTCtactattatttaaatttcaccctttctcctatttttctttctataataaACCTGTAGAGGTTTTTTCCATTTTAGATGCTCCTTAAGATCATTCCTAACAATACTCCCTCTCTCAAAAGCCAACTTGTTCTCAAGTTTGAAATCTAGAAACTGATTACGAATTGAGGAAAGATCTTCTCTGGTGGTTTCTTCTGACAGCTTTCCCTGCCAATGCACCAACAGCACAGGAATTTCTGTATCCAATTTATTCACTGTTCTAGTGCCTAAAATCGGCAAAGGTCCACCATTGACTATTGTTCCCTGCACCACTGCTGGAAAGTCTGAGTCAATTGGATACGCAGGCTTGTTGTTTTGGAAGTTGTAATTTGAATGGCAATGGTCCAACCTGTTGTAAAACCAAATAAGGTCCACAATACTTGGCTGACAATTGAGGATAAAGTTTAGACATGGAAGttgtgagaaataaagaagattgggagaaaatatcccttgtgtgtttagactacatagggtagtttatttatattgtaagatatgggccaatgcccttaatacagaatagactaagcccaaataacaaagacacacatcttaacatctaacactccccctcaagctggagcatataaatcatatgttccaagcttgttacaaagataatcaattctaggtcctcgtaaggacttagtgaatatgtctgccaactggttgcttgagttaacaaactcagtcttgatatctccggatatgattttttctcgaatgaaatgacaatcaacttcaatgtgtttggttctctcatggaagacagggttagagctaatatggagagcagcttgattatcacatataagtatcatgtgagtgacatctccaaatttcaattcactaagcaattgtttaagccacacaagctcgcaagtagctgatgccatagctctatattctgcttctgcactcgaccttgccacaacactttgcttcttacttttccaagatatcaagttgctaccaatagagacacaatatccagaagtagacctcctatcagaaggggaaccagcccaatcagcatctgaatagcaaacgatctttgtatcgttgttagggccatatagcaaaccttttccaggtgatcttttaatatacttcagtatacgaacaactgcatcccaatggtcttcacatggggagtttagaaattgactcaccacactaactgcgaaggaaatgtcaggacgcgtaacagtaagatagtttaatttaccaactagtcttctgtatcgttcaggatctgagaaaggctccccctgatttggtaggagtttgatgttagggtccataggtgtctcaacagatttacaattcattaaccctgtttcctccaagatgtctaacgcatacttcctctgagatatgacaataccatcattggattgtgctacttcaatacccaaaaagtaccggagtttgccaagatctttggtttgaaaatgatgacaaaggtgttgtttcatctgagagatgccaagatagtcgcttcctgtgagaacaatatcatcgacatacactattaaatagatacatccagcactcgagtggcgatagaacactgaatgatccgcttcactgcgagacataccaaattgttgaacaacacaactgaatttaccaaaccaggcccgaggagactgttttaggccatataaggatttgcgaagacgacataccaatccagatgactccccctgagcaacaaagccaggcggttgctccatataaatttcttcctgcaaatcaccattgagaatcacagataagaggaatatcaacagtaacagggagaggtacagaactagaagatagatgtgaaaagtaaaaagaagactcatcaaaagtgacatcagcagagataaaatgacgattgagggaaggggaaaaacacttatagcccttttgtgaccgtggaaatcctaagaagacacatttgtgagacctaggggacaacttatcaagaccaggactaaaatcatgaacaaaacatgtagacccaaaaactcgaagaggtaatggatgcagagggtcttgaggaaataagatagaatgagggattttgttctctaggacggaagatggcatgcggttgataagataacatgccgtgagaacagcatcaccccaaaaacgtgagggtacttgaccatgaatgagaagggtacgagttgtttcaataaggtgtctattcttgcgctcagccaccccattttgttgaggggtataagcacatgaggtttggtgaagaatgtcatgagaagccataaaatgtttaaactgttgagaaaggtattcacggtcattatcactgcgtaaagtgcgaatagaaaccccaaactgagtttttatttcattgaaaaaggtttgaaaaatagaaaacaacttagaacgattcttcatgagaaacaaccaagtacatttagaatagtcatcaataaaggtaacaaaatactgaaatcctaaagttgacttaacacgactaggtccc contains:
- the LOC108321475 gene encoding uncharacterized protein LOC108321475 isoform X1, which gives rise to MAFEMPLDQIKQLRILLRKEANLSWYEPEKEENLSLPKLPSVSETISKLDPSPSYLRCKNCNGRLICDVQSFVCVFCGTNSRKDLPPEPIKFKSTIGYRWLLESLQLDGSEMVAPVMDENEWNRGRNESKDEIPLSELLDLEIRWPSEAEIAQLSTSDSAAFLGRSSLSLAGVDLDSYFDRKESDSDVFEQNLASGRQVGTAIDNTFQANENLSLFQNVQASEVASGSAENLSGDSFSSWEASFTSASSGPIHKLSKSIDHSKVDLDTAPGFWKDSVGGKENDNFNPSASTEHDYFQGDGSRTSNSMLHAETGKSESTIDHIGTKTTDSASGSSRNLEWMQDDLRQGSDNKTTDPVANAEDKFSFDEWNDFTGSASTQDPSSTATSSNTTGQTGNIGFSVDFNDAKIPEDANSSSNKDFYWMQHQWQDSNNKTTDTISANAAVVSFDSWNDFTGSVNTQHSSFGVSNSEIMNQTDTFELTQDRNDTRTAESAAGTSGNFDWMQDDQWQGIDTKATGIVTTNKLADSFDAWNDFTGSAISHNPSSVVSDTLITAQTGTSAEVTADLNDMKTEKGTNVFAHDSFDWNQDNQWQDSNNKTNDTRTTNDIDSFDDWNDFTSLATTQDHSSNVLNQTANQTSAERTSETNLLSLSIGSQNIEFSGLPQHDLFPGQFGSSPSSLQAAYSNSVAEVDVKRENPGDVSTAVGSKDDVEMLMSQMHDLSFMLENNLSIPPK
- the LOC108321475 gene encoding uncharacterized protein LOC108321475 isoform X2 translates to MVAPVMDENEWNRGRNESKDEIPLSELLDLEIRWPSEAEIAQLSTSDSAAFLGRSSLSLAGVDLDSYFDRKESDSDVFEQNLASGRQVGTAIDNTFQANENLSLFQNVQASEVASGSAENLSGDSFSSWEASFTSASSGPIHKLSKSIDHSKVDLDTAPGFWKDSVGGKENDNFNPSASTEHDYFQGDGSRTSNSMLHAETGKSESTIDHIGTKTTDSASGSSRNLEWMQDDLRQGSDNKTTDPVANAEDKFSFDEWNDFTGSASTQDPSSTATSSNTTGQTGNIGFSVDFNDAKIPEDANSSSNKDFYWMQHQWQDSNNKTTDTISANAAVVSFDSWNDFTGSVNTQHSSFGVSNSEIMNQTDTFELTQDRNDTRTAESAAGTSGNFDWMQDDQWQGIDTKATGIVTTNKLADSFDAWNDFTGSAISHNPSSVVSDTLITAQTGTSAEVTADLNDMKTEKGTNVFAHDSFDWNQDNQWQDSNNKTNDTRTTNDIDSFDDWNDFTSLATTQDHSSNVLNQTANQTSAERTSETNLLSLSIGSQNIEFSGLPQHDLFPGQFGSSPSSLQAAYSNSVAEVDVKRENPGDVSTAVGSKDDVEMLMSQMHDLSFMLENNLSIPPK